Genomic DNA from Nyctibius grandis isolate bNycGra1 chromosome Z, bNycGra1.pri, whole genome shotgun sequence:
CAGCCTTAATTTATATTCAGGAGCTTTTCCTCATTGCTGCGCTCCAATGGCTCCAGCAAACCACACGTGCAGGTCACATGAGGCTTCAAAGACGAGAAACAGGATCCCCCAGTCCATCTGCACCGGTGTCTGTAAGTGCAGCGGACAAAAAGCTTGAGAAATAGAGAACAGATTGATTGCCCAACTGGACCATTCAGTTTTAAGATTACGAACTTCTGATCATGTATTTCTGGAACTGTCCGGCTCCCTGCAGAttccaaaaaaaagtttcccttACAGGATTGCAAAAATCAATCTAAGGCTAGAATTATGGAGCTGAAACTGattgttgttttaatttctaaaagctgctaagcttaatttttttttaaggctacTAAGTAGtcattaaatatgttttaatttagaTTACCAGCATCATTTCTTACATAATCATTGATCTGCTCTCACTCACAACTAAGTTATCTCACTTAATAAACAAAAGTATTGACAACCTGGAACAGTgccaaaatcctttttttttaccttcaaataaaggaaataagatGTGATTATTTATTATAACAAAAGTGAAATTACTCCATATACTGTATTTTGGAAGATTCAAATCTTATAATCTGTCATTTTTCAAAGTTGGAAAactgccttttcatttttacagaaaaaaataaaaatgctttggtTTATTGTTGGTAAGTATTTGGAGAGAGTATTTATGATGCAGTGTCACAAAAAAGGGGTTCTTTTTTACCTCTGGATTATCTTCAACCACGTTTTCACTCAACAGCACAGTTGAGAATATCCTCTTCCTACAGAGCAGGTGGGCAGCTGCTTGTTAATGAGAAACTTTCTGCTGCGCCTTCAAGACTTTGCAGCATTTGCCTTGGTAACATTTTATATGCTTCTACTATTtgcaataattaaaatataaataaaatcccacaagaatgaaaataatttaaaactaggatatattttaattttattagaaCAGCTAATACTGTTAAGCCCGGTTAAAAAGATTGAGAGCGATCTCTTACCCAGATAGGACAGTCGTGTACCACCAGTCTGACATTTCCGAACACGCAGGCTTGGTACTCCGTAAAAACTGGGTTCCCAACGTGACCGGCAGACAAGCTGCTATCGATCTGGGAAATGAGAGCGCTTGTCCCGAGGTAGCTCCAGATCAGGCTCGGCTGCTGACTGTTCTCAGAAAACCCGTCTCTTTCATTCCCAAAGGCTACAATATTAACCgacctaaaataaaaataataaagacaaaGCTGTGCTAACAAAGATGAAGGGCagggataaaagaaaaaaaaataaacccccccTTAAACCAAAACTAACGTATTAATCCCCCTGGATCCTCTTCCCTCCCTAGATTTTAGCACCCCCCATAACCAACAGCAAAACACATACATGATCTCAAATCCAACAGCAGGAcgagagcaaagcagaaaagaaacctgGAAACGCTGCTTGCATTACAAATCCCCAGGCGGCTTGGCTTTTTATTGTTGGTGTCCGCGCTCAGCCTCGCTGCCCCGACCTCCGGGGCTCTTGCCGCATCCCCTCGCCTGCGGCCGGGCTGGCTGACTCGGTGCCGGCTGCTCGGGGCGAGGGACCGCAGCCGCAcgacagagctgcagcagcagcagtggcagcagcagcagtagcaacAGTGGTAGaggtagcagcagcagcagtagcaacAGTGGTAGaggtagcagcagcagcagcagcagcagtggcagcactAGCAGCAGTGgtagcagtggcagcagcagcagcagcggcagcggttGCAGCAGCACTGGTGGCCGCGTTGCTCAGCAGCTGTCGGTGAACTCAAGGCACAAGGCGAGCGTCCGCCCGGTCGGTCGGTCGGTCACGGCCATCGCATCCTGACGTCAGTCAGCCGGAGCACGGCACAGGCGATGGGCTGAGCGAGCTGACGTTTCCACGGAGCCAACGCGGTGCAGCCAGGTCAGCACGGAGGCGCTGGAGCAGCGCGGCGCCCGACCCGGCGCGGGGGTGTCGGCAGAGCACGCTCCTGCCGCCCCCCCGCAGGAAAAGGACCAACATCGCGACACCAGCTCGCTGCCACAAGCTCATCTGCACCAGAGGAGAGACCAGCGCAAAGGGACCATCAcagctggaggagagagaagtgtgAAGATCCTCTGCTAAAGTatttaaacctttctttttaGCTAAATGTTATATATCTTTTCAAAATTGGGCTGTTAATTTAAATGCCATGTCAATTTTTTAGTATTTGTGTGATGTTTAAAGCACTGTTTTCAAAAAGGACAATCTCtaattataataaaatgaaCACAAATACCTGGGACCAAATCCATTCTAAAATGGCATGTTCACTATCAGATGCCACTATACATAttagagtgaaaaaaaacagagtaaaaatattttaggcaTGCTAGATGATAAATACACACTCCCTATTATGTGAACACATGCTGCTGTTAATCTCACAGGCAAGAACTCGTTCGACACAATCTTGATATGATTATCAACAGAATAATTACCAGACCTttgtcttcaacagtccatacTCTGAGAAAGGTCCTATTCCACTATTGGCAAGCATGGGAGATGACAACTGATGTCACTGTCAAAGTTTTATGCCAATACTGGATTCATTGGCtgtgccatttttaaaaatcataagcACTAATTTCTGTTGTATGCTAACGAAGTCAGATAgtatttatgcttttattaCAAATTCTACAGGgcctactgaaaaaaaaaatataaaacaaaacaacaggtAATTTACCAACACTTTTGTTTTCCCACGTTTTATCACATTTCAgcttcttctgcttttcaatCTAGCTTTgcttagaaaattaaaagacaaatggCAGGTGGAGGTTTTGtgtccccatcctcctccccaaGAAGTTTGAAACCATGTTTCTTAAGTGAGTTTAAAAGAGTAGGCAATCAAAGGAAGccactattttttccccagatgaTCCTTAGAATGTGATGTATTTTCCTCCACACCCAAATCCTCAGTAGTGTCCACACACTGGGTGTATGAAGTTTGTTTCATGAGAGCCGGCCTACTCAGAGCCATCACACTCTTGCAATCATGTTTATCAGTGTACTTTTTAAACAGCACTGAATATCCCTTGGGATCCTTAAATTTGAACTTGTAGTGGTCTAGATGGTGAAAATGAGGAAACCTTTGAGGGAAAAGTTCTTTACAACACTAGTGAGCATAACCTAGTGTAGCTAAacaaatatacacacatacacacacaaatatagtCACACATATATACCTACTTATAtttacatacatgtatatatatatatacacgcagacatgcacacacatagaGAGGTGTAACACCAAGAAAAACTGGGCTGGTAAATAAGTCAGCCTTAGTGAGAAGTGGTGCAATTAACCCAAACTCCAATTAGCACAGCTTAGTCATTGCTGCGGACCTAGCCCTCCCCAAGGGTGCGAAGGGCAGGGGTACcaacagagatgaagaaaacagttgttttcCTCTCACTCCTTCCTTGAACCACCTGGGAAACTAATTAGGAGTGCCAGAAGCATCAATTCTGGCAAATTATGCAGATGGTGGATGTGAGATTCATCTCACCTGATGAACAGCACTTAAAGCTTACAGCACTAAAATGCCATACTGCTTTAGTAACACTTCAGCAAGCAGaagatttaaaacatttaaaaggcaAGCATTAAAATTGGATGAAAATGCCATCTATTCTTCTGTGAAAGTACGTCCATAGccccattttcttctgcattgctGAGGGACTGTGTAAtacatttcaaacaaacaaacaaaaaacagaaaaggaaactgtAGGGTAACAAATATCACGAAAGCCATAAAAGATTATTTAACTGAGAGAAGAGGATTATAGAGGATTGCTTGACTGTTCCCTGTTTGGCAATCTGGAAGTTGCACACCCTATGATCAGCAAACAGTTCAGCCAGCAGGCATTTGCCGTTGCTGCTGacaaacaaagacaaaactgcagaaaagggAGTCTTTGACAGGGTTCAGAAAACAATGGCATATTTGGCCTTGTCCATTTTACACTGgaacattattattttgtttcaaattattCCTGTTGAAGCTTTCCAGTGAGTATctcagaaaaagcaatgaaaacaaatatgcaGTCTTTGCTGACAAAAGGGTAAGATACTTCCCACGGCAAGCAGATCACTGCAGCCAAGTCAGGAAGGAGGATGTTTTCCTTGTGGAAGCTGTAGCCTTACTTGCACTGATCTATACACGACTAACTGGCCCATACTTTCAGGACAGTGAGGGGATTTAATGCACTTGGATTCAAAGTTGTCACCAAGCCCACTCGTTAGCTGAGCCTGCACGCcgcacagagctgctgctgatgtTACAAGCAGCTTTAGGTGCACGAGAAACTCCGTTGTTCTGGGAGAGGTAAATTTCCAGGctatttttcaaaaccagaagatgATTCCAGATAACAGTAATACACTTTGCTGAACAGAGGTGCTTCCTCCTAATGTTGCAAAATACAACCTGTGATAGGCTTGACGCTGTTGATGCTCGTCCACACTAGAGAGAGCTGCTGCAAGATCTGCCTGCAGAGACCTCCCGCACGGACAAAGCACCAGCAAACAAAAGgagtttttctgttgttgtagCCATCTGCCACATCCAGACCAACAAAAGCCGCCTGTGTGTGGGAAAGTGAGGAATGAATGGCAGGACAGTGTTAACGACCACGTGAGGAATGAATGGCAGGACAGTGTTAACGACCACGTGAGGAATGAATGGCAGGGCAGTGTTAAGGACcactaatatttttcagttcaacTATGCAGGGTTGATTTGGCTTGGAAGCacgggtttgggttttttccccaaatgagtACTCGAGGCAATTTCAGAGGTGGCACAGGTGCTCCCATCTAGAGGTTACTTTCTCTCCAGCCCAAGAGATTTCTCTGTTGACTGCTTTCCAGAGGTCACCAGTGGAGACATCAAGGAAAACCAGCACACATCCCAAGGATTTTGTACTGAGTTGTAGaatcaccatccttggaggcaTTCAAGGTTTCACTGGAAAAGTCCTTGTGCAATGTGAGCTCACTAGATGTGCTTGGAGTGGAGGCTGGgttagatgacctccagaggtcccttccaacctgaattgtTCCCTGACTCCATAAATCCCTTCCCTCCTGGAAACTGACGGCTAAGCCCTGTCCTTCACTTCCTCTTCTTACACCAGCTTTCAACCCAAAAACCAACCTCTCGTCCAATCTTGTGGCAACTTAGTTTCTTTACAAAGTTTAATAAGCTTTACAAAAAGCTTCTCAAAGgctttttgaaaatgcaagAGGATTATTATGCCCACACGACCCCCTTTATCGGCATACTTACTGCCCTTCCTCCAAATGCCAGTGATGCTGGACTTCAATTGAGCTTCTCCAACACCTTGCCAAGCAACTATGTTCATCCACGTGTCCTTTGATCTCATTCTCTATCACAGACTGTATCATCTCACCAGGAATGGCAGCCGGCCCCATTGCTTTGGCAGTCCCCAGACCCCGCTAAATCAGTTTTTGAACATACTGGCAGCCTCCAGTGATACACAGACCCCAGATCCAGTTCTGTGGTTGCTTACCTGAATTTCTGAGGAACGCTTTCATAAATGTAGACTACTCATGGCCACTTATTAACATCTACTTTAACTATTTTTTGCTAGTATTACCGTATCAGATCAAGTGATGTAATACCAGCCCAATATTGAATCAAAAGTATGAAGGGAGTGGAAAATGACCTgatgggaggagaaggagaaagaaaaatgtcactttcaAAATTTAAACTGGATCCCATTTGtagcagaacagagctgtggGAGTAACTACTGAGTTGTGGAAAGCTGCTAACATGGCGAGGGTGAGCTGTGGATTACCagaagccagctctgctgctgcagaagtcCAGTGGAAGGATTACCCTCCTTCGGCCATGAGGGAACAAGTTCCCGTATCACAAGGAGGGGACATATCTGCTGCCTATACGCCTCAACCTGCTGCAGAGATCAAGGACTGAAACCTCACTACATGCTGCAGAAGAAGACACCCTGTTCACAGTTGGAAGAATCTCCAACTGTAGATGCACCATACAATTCTCATGTTGTTGTTTAACAAGAGTTATTAATTGCATTAGCACGCAGGTCAAAGGATCAAAAAAGTGTTGTATAtgttatttctgctgttttagaAACCATCACGTCATGTAGAGGAGGGAGATGGAAATTCACAGCACTGtgctgttctttattttcccaaTAGTTTATTGGAATTTTTGTTGTCATTCtggagttctgttttttttttaatttgaagtgcACATCTGCACTAAACACCTCACCTCTGAAATCACTGGGGAGGACCAGGACAAATTTGGTAAGTTTTCACataaaaagtttttaataaaacctgACATTTCTGAATGCCAGCTCtccaaatggaaaatgaaacctTGATTTAATCCATAAATCAGTAATGTACTTTTATGCTTTACTTTATCTAAGTTGACTTAAATAAAAGTAACCACAAATTACCTTGTACTTGTTGTCGGTCTAGAGTTTGCACATATATAAACTGACTGATTAGCACTAGATATTTTCTGGCAACTAGCTTTAGTGTCTATTGTTTTATTAATAGTGTTGTAGTTGCAAGAAAAATGAGGCCAAAAGGCCAGACTGGTCAGTATGAAAGATGGTCTGCTCAGAAACAATCAAAATAGATTAGCATTAAGGGCCTAAATTTTTCatattgcaaaaaaaccccacttgcagaaaagagcaagaagaggAATTTTCCTATATTAACAATATACTATTCCTGATACTGCAGAAAAACTAAAAGAATTGCCAAACAGTTTGAAAAAGGAGCTGGCAAGCAACTGCAAAGAGAGTTGGTTGAGCTGGATGAAAAAGTTACATACCAGGTTTGTTTTGCACTTCGTGTCTATGAAGGTCTAGCAAACATTGCAATCAGTAAATTGTCTAAACttccttttttacttcttgtattttctttttcatggcaGGCACGTTGCTTTTCTGATGGTAGtatatgcattaaaaatttCCATCTGCTTCTCTTCTATTAACCTCATAGTAAAATGTCACACTTCATTAATATAAAAGAGtgcaattttgtttaaatttcataaaacttttttcctcctttcttaaAGTTAACTTTTTCTCTACTGAATCgtaagaaagaacaaaactggTGGTGTTTTCAAAAATTATGTTCACAGCCTGCTAAGGATGAGATCTCACTTcccagttttaaactgaagacaGAAGCAGCATATGACAAATACCATCAACTTTATTATGGCAAAGGCCCTATTTTTGCCTTACTTTCACTTCAGAGGCACTGGATAAGTCTCCAAATAATTAAGATGCTCTGACATTCTTACAATGTAAGTATAAACAGTAAATACTTCTAAAAGGTAACATTTCAGGCACATAtttgacatgttttttttcttctctgaaaacatttcttgcAGGCTTTTTCTGCAAGAGAAGACTTGGCAgctcttggtttgtttttttttttccttatatttgaATCATCAGTAATCTTCACTCAGTTTTCTACAGTGAAGAGTCTTAAATTACATCGTGATTTTCAGTTACGTATTTGGCATCAACTTAAGCTATAGTCTTGAATGTAGATTCATATCTCGAGAAATCTTGCCAGCATTACCTAACAATTCTTTTTCGtctaacaaaaaaaggaaagtaggGGCATGATGGTTGGAAAAGACCAAGCAGGACAAAACATTTGGGAGCAAGGTAAAACAAAgtagaaaacaagttttaaagaacaaaattgtgttttctctttaatgGCAATAGGGTTTTTCTATAAGCTGCTAGGTTTATAGACTTTCCCATGGGTTTTACAAACAGTAGTTTATCCAATAACATCCCTAGAAGAcagttttattctcttctttgGTTTACTTTTGACAAAAATGTGTTCTGCTGGGAcaaaatattctggttttacACTTAATTTCCCCTCTGAAAGCCAATGCTCAGTAAAGTCTGTGTGCAATGATTTATGCAGCTTGTGCTTATTAACAAAAGTCTTCTTCAGTGAGTGCAAAACAGAATAATATACAGCATCACGACTAAACCAAAAATGACTCATGCTTTAAGTCCAGGAGCGGAGTTACTTGATGGCTGGACTTACCTCTTATTTCCTACCCATTacatgaaaacatgaaaatttaaaagaaaacccacaaatttaatttattttaaaagcttcagtcTTTAAGAGTATTTTCCATTCTCTATCAGTCAAAATATTTGTACTAATTTAAAATTGAGCTGTCAGCAAAGTAATGACTTAGTATATAGAAAGATTTTATATGACACATTTCTACAGAATGCAAAATGGGATTTAATTAATTGAGTTTTAATCTTATTTTGGTATAACCGTGGTTTAGTATGTACTTCTCTGCTAGAGAACCTGTTGTTTTAAAACCCAGTCCTTTTACGAGTTTAATTCCTGACCAAGAGAAGCTTGAAACAACCAGTCAGTAAGAGCAACGAATCTGATCATATCGCCCACAAAACTTCTGAgttctcaaaaaaataattagttcaAGCCAGATATATGCCACAGAAGCCTCAGATGGAGTTAGAGTAGGCTCTTCAAAAATCTTACCCACCTTCTTGGAACCCCTGTGTTGTGGTATGGAGCATATATGGTAAATGCCTATCCGTTAGATACATCACAGTATAAACATCTCCTTAGAAGCTCCAGAATTTCTAAACTAAGCAATGATGAGCTTTTCACAAGTGAGTGATGACAAATGAACATTTTATGGTGTTGATGTTTTGAATTCTGCTGGTAGTATTCTGCATCCATCTGAAATTGTGGCTCCCTTAATGTATAGCATACAAGAGGCAGATCGTTCACTTAAATTTACAATTTCATACTTGACCACTGAAGACAGGAATAACTTGGCAacagtaaaataacttttttaagcAGGTAGTGAAGAAAACTTAGAAAATGGAGAGTACAAAATTTTACCTGTGattagataatatttttttcaaggatGAGTATGAGCTTTTCATTGCTAGCTTCATGAAAACTGCCTCACTCGTTTGGGATGGTAAACCTTCTAGCCCAATTACTGCAGGTGATGGTCATGCACAAGTAAACTTTGAGCACTCCTGGGGAGACAGAGGTCCAGTCCTCTGTTTTATAAATGAAGTTTATAGAAACAGTGCCAGGCACCCAGCTCTTCCACTGCAAGTGGAAAGTGCCTTAGGTTAGCTCCACGCCCATGAGTCTTAGAAATTTTATCAATGTCACCTAATCTTCTTGGTGTTTGAAACACTCCCAATATGTGGGGCAAGGGAAAGGGGGTAGCCAGACCTCAGTCCTTGCTGCTGCAGATGAACTGCAGGAGGGGTTTTAAAATTGGGGATTGCGCCCTGCTGCTGCATTATGGTCTGTATGGAAATTTTGAAACGGACTTTTATGGAGGGTGGATTTTACTGAAGGAGCATCAGAAAGCCAAGGCTTACGTCCTAGCAAATACCAACACCGTTGCTATGGATATACATAGAATGTCTCCATTAACACAACAAGCAAGGGACTTAAATCCAAAGACTTCTCATTTATATTGATCTCTAACCTGATATCAGGCAGACTTTGAAGGCTGATGAAGAATTACTCTCATTCCTAGTGGCCAATCTTTCAATTCTTTGTCTTCTGTCTCATTTCAGTTGCCGTGTACACTCTGATGGTAAGACCACAATTTCTGTTACCGATAAAAGAAATTCCCCCCACTAGCCTGCAGAATCTGGACTCATTATTTAACAGTTTAAGACACTTAAAATAACTGAGGAATGGCATCAGCTTCTGTATGGATCACGCTGTCTTTGTACAGcgttatcacagaatcacagaatcacagaatcacagaatgttagggattggaagggacctcgaaagagGTTATGTGAGGGTTAGGACTGAGGTCAGTTCCGCTTGCGCACACTGTATGACACTCTGCCttcacagcagagcagcagtaaTGCacgagaaaaaaaatcaaacggACTACTGCAAAGAATGATGGGATAGTaagaaacttcaaaaatatCAATTTAAAAGTCATAAACACTGTCAGAAAGTGTTGAGACATAATTAAAACAAGTTCACAGAGTTATTTCTTATTAGAATACTAACTGGCGGGAGGGGGGCTAACAAATCCATCTTTACTTCTGTGACTttacaagtaaataaatactaGCTTTACTGTGTCAAAATAAACTATCAGAttattgcattcatttttcctgATTGCAACCAGCAGAAGTTTCACTTCTCTTGTCTTCCTTTGGGTGATGATCTTCCCATATGGTGAAATTAACTGTGTCAGATATAGGCTATTAAATAACCGCAGCTCCTCAGAAGCTTCTCAGGTAAGTGCTGGTCTAGAATAAAGTCATGCCAAGACAGTGATCCATTTGGAAAAACACTGTTGTTTTACAAAGCAGTTTTTATTGAACACCATGGCTCCCCGAAGGAGATCCTGCAGAACAGTTTATTTGGGTCTCATAGCCAGATCATCacatggcagaaaaataaaatatttgtgtgtgtctcCACACCGCACACCCGTGCTCcgagccccccccagccctgctctacCCCACCAGTCCCCCGTCCCGTTGGTCACCCCCTCGTCTCTCCCCTGTGTgtggtgcagggctgggacGTGGGACATGGGGTGGGGTGCAGGGCTCGTGGTGGGGCCACGGGGCGCAGAGGTGGCACGAGGGGCACAGGGCTCAGCCtgggggatggggatggagcagggggggggggggcacacaaCTGGGACACGAGGGCGAGGGCTGGTGGGGGGCGCAGGGTGCCCCCCAGTGCTCAGCCAAGGGGAGGGAGCCCTGACTCTGGGTCAGCTGTTGCCAGGCAGAGCAACAGCACAGAGCACCCTGCAGAGCAGACAGACGATGGGCGCTCAGACAGGGTCCCGCTACCGGACACGGCTTGCGGGGCCCCACATCAGGGCTCTCCCCGGGGCCCAGGGAGCCCTGGGGTCGCTCTCCGGTCCCTACGGCCATGGGCCGGATCCTGCTCCCTGTCCTGGgcagcagcggggccgggctgcaGCCAGGGGACAAGTGTGGGAGggagccccgcggggccggCTCTGCCTGGCGATGGGTGATGCTGCCCAGCCTCGCTACTCACTGGTCCTCGCTGGCACTCCCAGTCCCAGCACTGGGCAGGACCAGGGAGATACCCCGTCTCACTCGGGGGTCTCAGCACCTTTCCAGCCTCTACCGTGAGCAGTGATGGAGACCGGTCGTGTCCTGGGAGCTGCGGCCAtgctggtggcactggtggTGCTGGGAGCCTACCCGGCTCATGGCAAGGAGACCTCAGGTGAGCTCAGAGCCACAGCACAGGGCGGTGCTGGGAGGGGGATTAGACCCTAAACAGAGACTGGGATGGAGCTGGGTATTGGGGGTACTGTGGGAGATGGGTAGGACAGGGAGATGAGTGGGAAGTGGGGGTGGGATGGTGTGGAGAGGGGGTCCCATGGCATCCTCCCCAACTCCCCCGGCTCTTGGGCACTGGAGTAGTTCCCTGGTAGTATTttccctcactacaagaaaaacactgaggtgttggagcgagtccagagaagggcaacgaagctggtgaagggtctggagcacaaggagaagggtctggagagattgtgaggagcagctgagggaaccaggggtgtttagtctggagaaaaggaggctgaggggagaccttctcactctctacaagtgcctgaaaggagggtgtagtgaggtggggcagctagcgataggacaggagaacacagcctcaagcttcgccaggggagattcaggttggacattaggaagaatttcttttcagaaagggttattaaacattggaatgggctgcccagggaggtggtggagtcaccatctctggatgtgtttaagaaaagactggacatggcacttagtgccatggtctagttgacatggtggtgtcagggcaatggttggacttgatgagcccagagggctcttccaacctggtcgaCTCTCTGATTCTGGGGCTCTGTGGGTGGATGGGGCAGGGGAGCCGCAGTGGGAGCCCTGACCTGCCCCTGTCTGCCCGAGCAGGGTATGTACAGTACCAGTTTAAGGGTGACTGTTACTTCACCAACGGCACCGAGCAGGTGAGGCTGGTGACGAGGTACATCCACAACCGGCAGCAGTTCCTGCACTTCGACAGCAACGTGGGGTACCATGTGGGTGACACCCCCCTGGGTGAGCCCTACGCAAAGTACTTGAACAGCCAGACAGCCATACTGGAGCGGACACGGGCTGAGGTGGACACGTACTGCCGGAACAACTACAGGGTGGATACCCCGTTCACCGTGGAGAGGAGAGGTGAGCGCGTGGCAGAATGTTTCCCTGGGGGCATAGACACACGCCAAGCCCATGGGCTTGCAGGAAGGGCGAGCGTGTCTGTCATGAGGACGCGAGTCCCTtgcaccctccctgggcacGTCCTGCGTGGGCACCACAGGGACAGTCGTGCAGGGTGGCCCCTGTGctctcccagccccttcccagctctCTCTCACTCCCCTCCCCTAGTTCAGCCCGAGGTGGAAATCTACCCCATGCAGTCAGGCTCCCTGCCCCAGACCGACAGGCTGGTTTGTGCCGTGATGGATTTCTACCCCACGGAGATCAAGGTGAAGTGGTTCAAGAACGGGCGGGAGGAGACAGAGCGCGTGGTATCCACGGACGTGATCCAGAATGGAGACTGGACCTACCAGGTGCTGGTGATGCTGGAAACCACCCCCCAGCGCGGGGACACCTACACGTGCCACGTGGAGCACGTCAGCCTGCAGCACCCCGTCACCCAGCACTGGGGTAAGGCCCTGCCCTGCACGGCACCCTGGCGTGGGGGTCCGAGCCCCTGCTCCATGTGGGGAGTGGGACgagtgcccccccagccctaACCACCTCCCCTCGTCCACGCAGAGCTGCAGGCGGACGGCGCCAGGAGCAAGATGCTGACGGGGGTGGGGGGCTTTGTGCTGGGGCTCATCTTCCTGGTGCTGGGGCTCATCCTCTACGTGCGCAAGAAGGTGAGCGGGCAGGAGAGCaggtgggggggtccctggggcttGGGGGGTCCCTGCGCCTTGGGGTTCCCTGCGccttggggggtccctggggtttggggggtccctggggcttGGGGGGTCTGCTGTGCATGGGATgggggctgcccctgctctgACGCTGACCTCGTCTCTCTGTGTTTCAGGGCGCCCCGTTCCCCTGGCTGCAGGTAACGTCCgtctccccccaccctccaccACCCTCCCGGGGTGGGCTCGTCTCCCCTCAGGCTCCCCGGGGCAGCGCATCCCTATGCAGTGTGTCCCCCGACAGCACtggggcacagccctggggacactCCATCCCCCGTCCCGTTGGTCAccccctcttctctccccacagGGCTCCTGAACAACCTCCTGCCCCTGTGAGTCTGCTCCGCCGCTGCCCGGCCTCGgccccccagcgctgccccaTCCCGCAGCCCCACGTCCCTGCGCTGACCCCCGGGGtcaccccctccctc
This window encodes:
- the LOC137676908 gene encoding class II histocompatibility antigen, B-L beta chain-like, whose protein sequence is METGRVLGAAAMLVALVVLGAYPAHGKETSGYVQYQFKGDCYFTNGTEQVRLVTRYIHNRQQFLHFDSNVGYHVGDTPLGEPYAKYLNSQTAILERTRAEVDTYCRNNYRVDTPFTVERRVQPEVEIYPMQSGSLPQTDRLVCAVMDFYPTEIKVKWFKNGREETERVVSTDVIQNGDWTYQVLVMLETTPQRGDTYTCHVEHVSLQHPVTQHWELQADGARSKMLTGVGGFVLGLIFLVLGLILYVRKKGAPFPWLQGS